The genomic DNA GGCTTCGTGGAGTAAGATACCGCGTGGAAAGTCAGACTGGAATAATTATATGTCGGACTTCGATTCCTGCTATACTATGCGCGATGGCAATTTGGTTTTGCGTGGATTAGTCAATTACAGTTTGCCGGCTGACACGGCTCCTTTTATCACGGGGGGCGTTTATACGAAGGGCAAGGTCGGTTTTTCCGACGGGCGCCTGGATATCCGTGCCAAGTTGTATGGGGCAACTGGCGCATGGCCAGCATTCTGGTTGTTGCCAGAAAATGAGGGTTGGCCGAATGGTGGCGAGATCGACATCATGGAACGCTTGAATAATGATACGATTGCTTATCAGACCGTTCATTCTGCCTATACGTACACTTTGGGAATCAAAGATAACCCGAAGCAGGGCGGTATCGGTTTTATCAACCGCGATGATTATAATGTCTATAGTGTAGAAATGTATCAGGACAGTCTCGTTTTCTTTATCAACGAAACCCGCACCTTCGCTTATCCTCGCATCGAGACGGACAAGGAAGGCCAGTTCCCGTTCACAGACAAAAAGTTTTATCTGTTGCTCGACATGCAGTTAGGCGGAAGCTGGGTAGGAGCAGTCGATTCATCGGATCTGCCTGTCGAGATGGAGATCGACTGGGTGCGTTTCTATCAGAAGAAGAAATGAAAAGGGGAGGGGGTATTCGGATAAATCGGACAACTTGGAGATGATCGCCTTTTTTAGCGATTGGAGTTCATTACTTAATATCCACCAGATAACATCAATATCAATTTCAAAATAATGATGGACCACAATGTCCCGCAGACCTTTAATTCTTTATCATGACACATCTTAGAGTGTTTCCGTTTGAAACAAAAGCATAAATTTGATTAGTACAAACAAAACTTTTAGCTTATAAACTGTATGAATAGTATATTTTACTGTTAAACATACTATCTTTGACGCTTGTTATTAAGTTAAATAGTTACAGTCATGTTAGATGTACAGTCTATCCGGAAGGATTTCCCGATTCTGGATCATAAGATATACGATAAGCCGCTTATTTACTTCGACAACGGAGCGACAACCCAGAAGCCACGCTGTGTGGTGGAAAAGATCGAGAGTGGCTATTATAATGTGAATGCCAATATTCACCGCGGCGTTCATTTCCTGAGCCAGGCGGCGACGGAAGCGCATGAGGATGCACGCAAGACCGTGCAGCAATTCCTGAACGCCCGCTCTTCCAACGAGATTATTTTCACGCGTGGGACGACAGAGGCGATCAACCTGATTGCTTCCAGCTTTACCGACGAATGTATGTCGGCCGGTGACGAAGTGATCGTTTCGGTGATGGAACACCATTCCAATATCGTTCCCTGGCAGATACAGGCTGCCCGTAAAGGGATCACGTTGAAAGTGATTCCGATGAATGAAAAAGGCGAGTTGTGCATGGACACGTTCCGTAGTCTTTTTTCGGAACGGACAAAACTTGTCTCGGTTACACATGTGTCGAATGTGCTCGGTACGATCAATCCGGTAAAGGAGATTATCGAAGAAGCCCATAATCACGAGGTTCCGGTACTGATCGACGGAGCGCAAGCCGTTCCCCATCTGAAAGTGGATGTGCAGGATTTGGATGCCGAGTTCTATGTGTTCTCCGGTCATAAGATTTACGGTCCTACCGGTATCGGTGTCCTGTATGGCAAGGAAGAATGGCTGGACAAGTTGCCTCCGTACCAGGGAGGAGGGGAGATGATTGCTTCCGTGTCTTTTGAAAAGACGACTTTCAACGAATTGCCTTTCAAGTTCGAGGCCGGAACGCCTGATTATAT from Parabacteroides merdae ATCC 43184 includes the following:
- a CDS encoding aminotransferase class V-fold PLP-dependent enzyme, with product MLDVQSIRKDFPILDHKIYDKPLIYFDNGATTQKPRCVVEKIESGYYNVNANIHRGVHFLSQAATEAHEDARKTVQQFLNARSSNEIIFTRGTTEAINLIASSFTDECMSAGDEVIVSVMEHHSNIVPWQIQAARKGITLKVIPMNEKGELCMDTFRSLFSERTKLVSVTHVSNVLGTINPVKEIIEEAHNHEVPVLIDGAQAVPHLKVDVQDLDAEFYVFSGHKIYGPTGIGVLYGKEEWLDKLPPYQGGGEMIASVSFEKTTFNELPFKFEAGTPDYIGSTALAEALRYVGRLGMDNIAAYEDELLRYATDKLNAIDGMRIFGQAAHKGAVLSFLVGNIHHYDMGMLLDRLGIAVRTGHHCAQPLMQDLGIEGTVRASFSFYNTKEEIDAFAAGIERVRKMF
- a CDS encoding glycoside hydrolase family 16 protein: MKQGLFTLGLSVALSIMAGCRSQQEGWKLVWEENFDQEDHFDEASWSKIPRGKSDWNNYMSDFDSCYTMRDGNLVLRGLVNYSLPADTAPFITGGVYTKGKVGFSDGRLDIRAKLYGATGAWPAFWLLPENEGWPNGGEIDIMERLNNDTIAYQTVHSAYTYTLGIKDNPKQGGIGFINRDDYNVYSVEMYQDSLVFFINETRTFAYPRIETDKEGQFPFTDKKFYLLLDMQLGGSWVGAVDSSDLPVEMEIDWVRFYQKKK
- a CDS encoding ribonuclease HepT family protein is translated as MVHHYFEIDIDVIWWILSNELQSLKKAIISKLSDLSEYPLPFSFLLLIETHPVDLHLDRQIR